A window of the Diceros bicornis minor isolate mBicDic1 chromosome 28, mDicBic1.mat.cur, whole genome shotgun sequence genome harbors these coding sequences:
- the ST6GALNAC6 gene encoding alpha-N-acetylgalactosaminide alpha-2,6-sialyltransferase 6 isoform X4, whose product MTEGYVPLLGNKTLPSRCRQCVIVTSSSHLLGTKLGPEIERAECTIRMNDAPTTGYSADVGNKTTFRVVAHSSVFRVLRRPQEFVNRTPETVFIFWGPPNRMQKPQGSLVHVIQRAGLAFPNMEAYAVSPSRMRQFDDLFRGETGKDREKSHSWLSTGWFTIVIAVELCDHVHVYGMVPPDYCSGPACSTCPTTTTSPRARTSASPTSRMSTAARATTTASSPRRGSSRRGPSCTESPSPTRPGPRPPAGGRGPSQGTREEGFSAQPLG is encoded by the exons ATGACCGAAGGCTACGTCCCCCTTCTCGGCAACAAG ACGCTGCCCTCCCGGTGCCGCCAGTGCGTGATTGTCACCAGCTCTAGCCACCTGCTGGGCACCAAGCTGGGCCCCGAGATCGAGCGGGCCGAGTGCACAATCCGCATGAACGATGCGCCCACCACGGGCTACTCAGCTGACGTGGGCAACAAGACCACCTTCCGCGTGGTGGCCCATTCCAGCGTATTCCGTGTGCTGCGGAGGCCCCAGGAGTTCGTCAACCGGACCCCCGAAACCGTGTTCATCTTCTGGGGCCCCCCGAACAGGATGCAGAAGCCCCAGGGCAGCCTCGTGCACGTCATTCAGCGGGCAGGCCTGGCGTTCCCCAACATGGAGGCCTATGCCGTCTCTCCCAGCCGCATGCGCCAATTTGACGACCTCTTCCGGGGTGAGACGGGCAAGGACAG GGAAAAGTCCCATTCGTGGTTGAGCACAGGCTGGTTCACCATAGTGATTGCGGTGGAGTTGTGTGACCACGTGCACGTCTATGGCATGGTCCCCCCCGACTACTGCAG CGGCCCCGCCTGCAGCACATGCCCTACCACTACTACGAGCCCAAGGGCCCGGACGAGTGCGTCACCTACATCCAGAATGAGCACAGCCGCAAGGGCAACCACCACCGCTTCATCACCGAGAAGAGGGTCTTCTCGTCGTGGGCCCAGCTGTACGGAATCACCTTCTCCCACCCGTCCTGGACCTAGGCCGCCTGCTGGGGGGAGGGGTCCCTCACAGGGGACACGGGAGGAGGGTTTCTCCGCCCAGCCACTTGGCTGA